The Nomascus leucogenys isolate Asia chromosome 21, Asia_NLE_v1, whole genome shotgun sequence genomic sequence tgctttctaaaaaaaattcttaatggtTATATGTACGAAGGGATGGGGAATTGGGTAAAGGGTGCATTTggaataattcaaaataatctttGTTATTTGTCTGTGAAGtctaacttttcttctttcttcaacttttaaacaGAGCAGTCTGAATGCCAGAATGGATAACCGTTTTGCTACAGCATTTGTAATTGCTTGTGTGCTTAGCCTCATTTCCACCATCTACATGGCAGCCTCCATTGGCACAGACTTCTGGTATGAATATCGAAGTCCAGTTCAAGAAAATTCCAGTGATTTGAATAAAAGCATCTGGGATGAATTCATTAGTGATGAGGCAGATGAAAAGACTTATAATGATGCACTTTTTCGATACAATGGCACAGTGGGATTGTGGAGACGGTGTATCACCATACCCAAAAACATGCATTGGTATAGCCCACCAGAAAGGACAggtatttctcttattttaactTCTCTCTTCTTTACCTGGTTAATAATAGACAAAACGACCTAATGATTGCCCAATTACATGTAAGCGGGTTTGTTGGTTCTCTTTCtccttaaagaaataaatcatGTGTATCTTCTCTTTCTACCGCCTTCTCTCCCTAACTTCTTTGCATTACCATGGTACTCATCAATATTGGTTGGATGAGGAACTTTTCTTATCTTGGGAAagccattaaaaattttttttttatttactcacGCATTAAAGTACTTTTCATTACTCTAACACATGTCATAAAGAAATAGTTGAAAAAGTACAttgaaagagttttaaaaatatttggtaacTAGTAAAAGGACTACCATCGAAAATCAACTCAACAAATTGTCATTTTATGGGTTAGCTGTATTATAATACTTATCTATCATTTGCCCTTGTGTCTTAGAGAATATAATTTGACCAGCTCTACATTTAAATCTGTGTAATTATGAGACTATTTTACAACAATCTTGATGCAGAGTTGGTAGGTTAAGAAATTTGTattacagaagtaaaaaaaaaaaaactaagtttttCAGGTTTATTTTGCAGGCATTCTTATTTAACACTTAAAGATTTTAATTTCCAGTTATTAAAATGGTAGCTTTAGAACTCTTTGTAAGGAACAACTTTACAGTTTATTTATGACTACTTCTGTTGGCCCCTTAGTGGGGAAGCTTTGTATTCAAATCATAGCAGAACAGGCTTGAGTTACCATACATCAAAAGGATGATAATATGTCActgtatctggaaaaaaaaaaaaggagataatttggaaggaaaggagagaaagttgGTTAAAATTCATTGTAAAATGTTCAGTTTGACTTATGAGGTTACAGGAGCACTTGATATTGATATTGGAGTTGGAATTGCAGTGTTACCATTTAgtcattcattaaataatttattgcatGTCTCCATGTTCCAGGGCCTCTTAGCTGGGAGAACAtcaggaaagagaataaaatccttACTCCTGGGGAGCTAGCATTCTAATAAAGGATGACAAGCAGTGAACAGAATGTAACAgtataaagagaataaataattatttagtatGTTAAAAGATGACATGTGCTATGGCAAAATAGAACACAAAAGGGATTTGGAAAtatgtgggaaaaggaatattggTGGCCACAGGTTATGATTTTCAAAGGATACTTAAGGTAGGTCTCACTGAGAACACACCACTTGAGTAAAGAATGTAGTTAAAGACTAGACGAAAGAGTTGGCCATATGGGTAAATGGGGAGGAAGTCATTTAGGTTGGAAAGGACATCTACTGCAAAGGCCCTATGGCGGGAGCATGCCTGAAATATTCAAGGACCAGTAAGGAAGCCACTGGGCTGGAATGGAGGGAGAGACGGGAAGTTGGGTATGCTGTTAAAGACCTACtttgggagtgggagtggggcaAATCCTGGAGGACTCTAGGCGTAATGAGAACTTTGGTGTTGACTCCAAGTACAATGCTGAGCCATGATCTGGTCACCCTGGCTGTTGTGAGAACAGAGGCAGCAGACAAAGGTGGAAGCTACAAGACTATGGTTAGGAGGCTATAGAAGTAATTCAGGTTAAGTGATGATTATGACTCACACCAGAATGGTAGCACTGAGCAGCAGCTGGATTCTGGACATAGTTTGAAGGAAGAATTCCTGGGATTTCCTGATGGAGTGTAAATGTACAAGAATTACTCTAAAGTTTCTGGTCTGAGGAACTGGAAGTGTGGATTTGGCATTCCCTGAGATGGGGATATGGTTGGTAAAGCAGGGTTGGATGAGAAGATCAACATTCCTATTTATTTCGGTCTTTgttccctccccttcttcctaGGCTTTCTACATAGCTATTCTGCCATTCATTTTACTgcttccactttatttttcttccttgtgcCTGTGTCTTCAGCCTGCCACTGAGAACCAGTGGCATCCATTGGACATCTATGAAACCTGTGTGTCAGTTAGGGCCAGAGAAGTTGCTGACCCCTCTGGAAACGTCCTTTGCTTTTTACTTCAGAGAATAATTACTGAAAGagatttttgttaaatgtttataattaaaacaataggCAATTGTTCTTGTTCCAGAGTCATTTGATGTGGTCACAAAATGTGTGAGTTTCACACTAACTGAGCAGTTCATGGAGAAATTTGTTGATCCCGGAAACCACAATAGCGGGATTGATCTACTTAGGACCTGTGAGTACTTTGATTTCACCAGGAC encodes the following:
- the CLDND1 gene encoding claudin domain-containing protein 1 isoform X1 — translated: MGGDRLENKTSVSVASWSSLNARMDNRFATAFVIACVLSLISTIYMAASIGTDFWYEYRSPVQENSSDLNKSIWDEFISDEADEKTYNDALFRYNGTVGLWRRCITIPKNMHWYSPPERTESFDVVTKCVSFTLTEQFMEKFVDPGNHNSGIDLLRTYLWRCQFLLPFVSLGLMCFGALIGLCACICRSLYPTIATGILHLLAGLCTLGSVSCYVAGIELLHQKLELPDSVSGEFGWSFCLACVSAPLQFMASALFIWAAHTNRKEYTLMKAYRVA
- the CLDND1 gene encoding claudin domain-containing protein 1 isoform X2, which produces MDNRFATAFVIACVLSLISTIYMAASIGTDFWYEYRSPVQENSSDLNKSIWDEFISDEADEKTYNDALFRYNGTVGLWRRCITIPKNMHWYSPPERTESFDVVTKCVSFTLTEQFMEKFVDPGNHNSGIDLLRTYLWRCQFLLPFVSLGLMCFGALIGLCACICRSLYPTIATGILHLLAGLCTLGSVSCYVAGIELLHQKLELPDSVSGEFGWSFCLACVSAPLQFMASALFIWAAHTNRKEYTLMKAYRVA